Proteins from one Nitrospira sp. genomic window:
- a CDS encoding HEAT repeat domain-containing protein translates to MVENTLSQSIMDVGWLTTFTIHGLILFLLGWTLIIRRLRVSTDRRRQQMVTVWRPILSQSLIEAPDTLPPIHPRDRVLFLYLWNHLQESIKGESSDELCAVIRRTGMDHVVHHYLAKGTLRQQLLAIVTLGHLKDSSAWLRLVELAHDANAFRSLEAARALVRIDAPRAIPVLVPLMSQRLDWSPLKVLAILQGAGNELVARALGEAAGHAPPLIAARLIRFLASIRNHRALPLIRPLLARRPLHEDVLAGCLSLFGQCSDPQDLSTVRQYLTHPTWFIRVHAASALGKMGVEEDEEHLIGLLGDSHWWVRYRAAEALSILPSMTDEKLSILVQTLPTTEARKVLTPFVAKRIQDSFALTPGVAPA, encoded by the coding sequence GTGGTTGAAAACACTCTCTCCCAGTCAATTATGGACGTCGGCTGGCTGACCACCTTCACCATTCATGGTCTGATTCTGTTCCTCCTCGGATGGACGCTCATCATCCGTCGACTCCGTGTCTCGACCGACCGACGGCGCCAACAGATGGTGACCGTCTGGCGTCCGATCCTGTCCCAGAGCTTGATCGAAGCGCCTGACACCCTCCCGCCGATCCACCCGCGCGACCGGGTGCTGTTTCTCTATTTATGGAATCATCTGCAGGAGTCCATCAAAGGAGAGTCGTCAGACGAACTGTGCGCGGTGATACGGCGGACCGGCATGGATCACGTCGTGCACCACTATTTGGCCAAAGGGACGCTGCGGCAACAACTCCTGGCGATCGTCACGCTCGGCCACTTGAAAGACTCCTCAGCTTGGCTGCGCCTCGTCGAACTCGCGCATGACGCAAATGCGTTTCGCTCTCTTGAGGCCGCCCGCGCCCTTGTGCGAATCGATGCCCCGCGCGCGATTCCTGTGTTGGTCCCGTTGATGTCCCAACGTCTCGATTGGTCTCCGCTCAAAGTGCTGGCCATCCTCCAGGGCGCGGGAAATGAACTCGTCGCCCGCGCGCTCGGGGAAGCCGCGGGACACGCACCGCCGCTGATTGCCGCTCGTCTAATCCGCTTTCTCGCTTCGATCAGGAATCATCGCGCCTTGCCGCTGATTCGCCCTCTCCTTGCCCGGCGTCCCCTGCATGAAGACGTGCTGGCCGGGTGCCTTTCGCTCTTCGGGCAATGCTCCGACCCGCAGGATCTCTCCACCGTGCGACAGTACCTCACCCACCCGACGTGGTTTATTCGAGTCCACGCTGCGTCAGCCCTTGGAAAGATGGGCGTCGAGGAAGATGAAGAACACTTGATCGGATTGTTGGGCGACTCCCACTGGTGGGTGCGATACAGAGCCGCGGAGGCCCTCTCCATTCTGCCGTCAATGACAGACGAGAAACTATCGATCCTTGTGCAAACGCTGCCGACGACGGAAGCGCGGAAGGTGCTCACCCCCTTCGTCGCCAAGAGAATCCAGGACTCTTTTGCGCTAACTCCCGGAGTGGCTCCGGCTTAA
- a CDS encoding response regulator gives MTETTPSGKPTLLMAEDEEDTAGLIRFLLERAGYHVVHAPDGHQAQQLIDTMAPPSLILLDIMLPHVSGLQLLPYIRNKTEWQRVPIIMLTADSSEHDIQQALAAGANDYMVKPFNPRELTARLSRFLKVAA, from the coding sequence ATGACGGAGACAACACCCTCGGGGAAACCCACATTGCTGATGGCGGAGGATGAGGAAGATACCGCCGGCTTGATCAGATTTCTCCTGGAACGCGCCGGGTACCATGTCGTCCATGCACCCGACGGCCACCAAGCGCAGCAGTTGATCGACACCATGGCGCCGCCGAGCCTGATCTTGCTCGACATCATGTTGCCGCACGTGAGCGGCCTGCAGCTACTCCCGTATATTCGGAACAAGACTGAATGGCAGCGGGTTCCCATCATCATGCTCACCGCAGATTCAAGCGAGCATGACATTCAACAGGCCCTGGCCGCAGGCGCGAATGACTATATGGTGAAACCTTTCAACCCGCGGGAACTCACCGCACGGCTGAGTCGCTTCCTCAAAGTCGCGGCCTAG